The following are from one region of the Nicotiana tabacum cultivar K326 chromosome 3, ASM71507v2, whole genome shotgun sequence genome:
- the LOC107810250 gene encoding galactinol--sucrose galactosyltransferase: protein MAPSLNKADENFKILVDGPLHGSAISLKNANFIVNDQIILSQVPDNIVATPSPYTTKDKPVTSTPGCFLGFETPEAKSHHVVPIGKLKDIKFMSIFRFKVWWTTHWTGTNGRDLEHETQMVILDKSDSSARPYILLLPLIEGPFRASLQPGKDDFVDICVESGSTKVTGDSFRSVLYMHAGDDPYSLVKDAIKVARFHLGTFKLLEEKTPPGIVDKFGWCTWDAFYLTVHPQGVWEGVKGLVEGGCPPGLVLIDDGWQSICHDDDPITSEGINRTSAGEQMPCRLIKFQENYKFRDYVSPKSIGQGDHNNKGMGAFIKDLKEEFKTVDYVYVWHALCGYWGGLRPGVSGLPESKFIRPKLTPGLEKTMEDLAVDKIVNNGIGLVPPEIVDKLYEGLHSHLESVGIDGVKVDVIHLLEMLCEDYGGRVVLAKAYYKALTSSVKNHFKGNGVIASMEHCNDFMFLGTETISLGRVGDDFWCTDPSGDPNGTFWLQGCHMVHCAYNSLWMGNFIHPDWDMFQSTHPCAEFHAASRAISGGPIYVSDSVGQHNFELLKTLVLPDGSILRCQHYALPTRDCLFEDPLHDGKTMLKIWNLNKYTGVVGAFNCQGGGWDREARRNTCASQYSKAVTCWAGPKDVEWKHGSSPIYVEGIETFVLYSFKEKKLVLAKPTDKVQITLEPFNFELLTVSPITILGAKLVQFAPIGLENMLNTGGAIQSIELDDEANLVEVEIKGAGEMRIFASEKPRACRINGDDVPFEYEDSMVVTNVPWFSPSGLCVIQYLF from the exons ATGGCTCCTAGTTTGAACAAAGCTgatgaaaacttcaaaattcttgtTGATGGACCTTTGCATGGGTCAGCTATTAGCCTGAAAAATGCAAATTTCATAGTCAATGACCAAATTATCCTCTCTCAAGTCCCAGATAATATTGTTGCAACGCCATCACCCTACACAACCAAGGACAAACCGGTAACTTCCACTCCCGGTTGCTTTTTGGGCTTTGAGACACCTGAAGCCAAAAGCCACCACGTTGTTCCAATAGGGAAACTGAAGGACATAAAATTCATGAGTATTTTCCGGTTCAAAGTTTGGTGGACTACTCACTGGACCGGAACCAACGGAAGAGATTTGGAGCATGAGACCCAAATGGTCATTCTTGACAAGTCTGATTCTTCGGCCCGGCCCTATATCTTGCTTCTCCCGCTTATTGAAGGCCCGTTTCGGGCTTCTCTACAGCCCGGAAAAGATGATTTCGTCGATATTTGCGTTGAAAGCGGGTCCACTAAAGTCACAGGCGACTCATTCCGGAGTGTACTCTACATGCATGCAG GTGATGATCCATACAGCTTGGTTAAAGATGCAATTAAAGTTGCCAGGTTTCACCTAGGCACTTTTAAGCTCCTGGAGGAAAAAACACCCCCAGGAATTGTGGATAAGTTTGGTTGGTGCACATGGGATGCATTTTACCTTACAGTGCACCCTCAAGGGGTGTGGGAAGGTGTGAAAGGGTTAGTTGAAGGTGGGTGCCCACCTGGGCTCGTGTTGATCGACGACGGTTGGCAATCCATTTGTCACGACGACGATCCAATCACCTCAGAAG GTATAAATAGAACATCTGCGGGCGAGCAAATGCCGTGCAGGCTAATTAAATTCCAGGAGAATTACAAGTTCAGAGATTATGTGAGTCCTAAAAGCATAGGACAGGGTGACCATAATAACAAGGGCATGGGTGCTTTTATTAAGGACCTCAAAGAGGAGTTCAAGACTGTGGACTATGTGTACGTGTGGCATGCTCTATGTGGGTACTGGGGCGGGTTAAGGCCAGGGGTATCGGGTCTACCCGAATCCAAATTTATTAGGCCTAAGCTAACCCCTGGATTGGAGAAGACAATGGAAGATTTGGCAGTTGATAAAATAGTGAATAATGGAATTGGTTTGGTCCCACCAGAAATTGTTGATAAGCTATATGAGGGTCTACATTCCCACTTGGAGTCGGTTGGGATTGACGGAGTCAAAGTTGACGTTATTCAT TTGCTGGAAATGCTATGTGAGGATTATGGTGGAAGAGTGGTTTTGGCAAAGGCTTACTATAAAGCATTGACATCTTCTGTGAAAAACCATTTTAAAGGAAATGGAGTCATTGCTAGTATGGAACATTGCAATGATTTCATGTTTCTTGGTACTGAGACTATTTCCCTTGGTCGTGTGG GAGACGACTTTTGGTGCACAGATCCTTCTGGAGATCCAAATGGTACATTCTGGCTACAAGGTTGCCACATGGTCCATTGTGCTTACAATAGCTTGTGGATGGGCAATTTCATTCACCCTGATTGGGACATGTTTCAGTCCACGCACCCTTGTGCTGAATTCCACGCCGCGTCTCGAGCCATCTCGGGTGGTCCTATTTATGTTAGTGACTCTGTTGGCCAACACAATTTTGAGCTTCTTAAAACTTTGGTTTTGCCTGATGGTTCAATCCTGCGGTGCCAACACTACGCACTTCCCACGCGTGACTGTCTGTTTGAAGATCCACTTCATGATGGGAAAACTATGCTCAAAATATGGAACCTAAACAAG TATACTGGAGTTGTTGGAGCATTTAACTGCCAAGGTGGAGGATGGGACCGTGAGGCCAGACGAAACACTTGTGCTTCTCAATATTCTAAGGCCGTAACTTGTTGGGCCGGCCCAAAAGACGTTGAGTGGAAGCATGGATCCAGCCCAATTTACGTGGAAGGAATTGAAACCTTTGTGCTCTACTCCTTCAAAGAAAAGAAGCTGGTTTTGGCAAAGCCCACAGACAAAGTCCAAATTACTCTCGAGCCCTTCAACTTCGAGCTCTTAACAGTTTCTCCCATCACTATTTTGGGTGCCAAGTTGGTTCAATTCGCTCCGATCGGGCTCGAGAATATGCTCAATACAGGTGGAGCGATCCAATCTATTGAGCTCGACGACGAAGCTAATTTAGTTGAAGTTGAAATAAAGGGCGCGGGCGAAATGAGGATCTTTGCTTCTGAAAAGCCAAGAGCTTGTAGAATCAATGGAGATGATGTTCCATTTGAATATGAGGACTCTATGGTTGTAACTAATGTGCCATGGTTTAGTCCTTCTGGTTTATGTGTCATTCAGTATTTGTTTTGA